In the Lysobacterales bacterium genome, GTGGTCGACCAATTGAACATTCCGGCCCTGTCCTACGGCCTGCGCACCGATTTCCAGGGCGAGTTGTTCGAAGGCAGCCAGTACCTGCTGGCCTGGGCCGATTCGATCACCGAAATCAAGACCATCTGCCATACCGGCCGCAAGGCGACGATGGTGGTGCGCGTCGACGAACATGGCCGTGCCCTGACCCAGGGCGCGCAGGTCGAGATCGGCGGCAACGAGCGCTACGTCTCGGTCTCGCGCGCCGAATTCAAGCGCGTGTTCCGCGGCGAGGCCGAGATTCCGCTGAAGCAGCCGGAACTGCCGCTCAAGTCCTGAAAACACGAACGGCCCCGAAGGGCCGTCATGGTTCAAACCGTCGCGTCGCGGATCAGGCGACGAACAACGCGCGGATCTTCTTGAACGCGTTCGCTTCGATCTGGCGGATGCGCTCGGCCGACACGCCGTATTCATCGGCGAGTTCCTGCAGCGTCGCCTTGTTGTCGGCCAGCCAGCGGCGATTGACGATGTCGCGCGAACGCTGGTCGAGCTTTTCCATGCCGTCGCGCAGCACATCGACCTGATGGTCGCCCTCGTCCTGCGCGAGCAGGGCTTCGGCCGGACCCACCGTGGCGTCAACCAGAAACGCGACCGGCGACGGACGCGCATGTTCGTCGTCCTCGTTCGCCGGCGCATCGAAGCCGATGTCACGACCATTCAGACGCGCTTCCATTTCGCGCACATCGGACGGATCGACCTTCAGTTCACGCGCGACCGTGTTCACTTCCTCGTTGTTCATCCAGCCCAGGCGCTTTT is a window encoding:
- a CDS encoding thymidine kinase, yielding MAKLYFYYSAMNAGKTTTLLQSAHNYHERGMRTLILTPKLDDRYGRGVVQSRIGLKASGVIFERDDDLLQLVRDDIAAHGPLHCVLTDESQFMSRAQVWQLTEVVDQLNIPALSYGLRTDFQGELFEGSQYLLAWADSITEIKTICHTGRKATMVVRVDEHGRALTQGAQVEIGGNERYVSVSRAEFKRVFRGEAEIPLKQPELPLKS